From the Oleiphilus messinensis genome, one window contains:
- a CDS encoding alpha/beta fold hydrolase has translation MRSSSELFPTRLISAEIYGPFSVDSYLLKPNNSPDKSVELAVTRIAKEGKPTQKPPIICLHGSFSNRMLWLPRVGDGLAHYLASHDYEVWLPEMRGHGLSPMNRDYLNTRWDDVVKLDLPAISDFVAEQTDRKPIWICHSLGGAMLLGSLTSQSIDPEQVASVVLMATQVNHVHWSLKIPLMARLSAWLVKRQGIIEGYKREYGPENEPSQLLSDIISWQSSRGWKSKDGHDYWESLARLGMPALCVASTGDIMDKKDGVKALHDQLGACRKEYKKFNFTSETGYRSHYSMVLSQEAKRYVWPYILNWLESMLFDGDLKVA, from the coding sequence ATGAGAAGTAGTAGTGAACTATTTCCAACTCGTTTGATATCTGCGGAAATCTATGGGCCTTTTTCTGTGGATTCGTATTTATTGAAGCCGAATAATTCGCCCGATAAGTCGGTAGAGTTGGCTGTTACACGAATTGCCAAGGAAGGTAAGCCAACGCAAAAGCCTCCCATCATCTGCCTGCATGGCTCTTTTTCCAATCGTATGTTGTGGTTGCCTCGGGTGGGAGATGGATTAGCGCATTACCTCGCTTCGCACGATTACGAAGTGTGGTTACCGGAAATGCGCGGACACGGTCTGTCGCCCATGAATCGGGACTACCTTAATACCCGTTGGGATGATGTCGTTAAGCTTGATTTGCCAGCTATTAGTGATTTCGTTGCTGAGCAAACTGATCGAAAACCAATCTGGATATGTCACTCTTTGGGAGGGGCAATGTTGCTGGGCAGTCTTACCAGTCAGAGTATTGATCCCGAGCAGGTCGCCAGTGTGGTGCTCATGGCAACACAGGTGAATCACGTGCATTGGTCATTGAAAATTCCTTTGATGGCTCGGTTAAGCGCTTGGTTGGTGAAGCGTCAGGGTATCATTGAGGGCTATAAGCGCGAATATGGTCCTGAAAATGAACCCAGTCAGCTCTTAAGCGATATAATCTCTTGGCAATCCTCAAGAGGGTGGAAATCAAAAGATGGGCATGATTACTGGGAATCGCTTGCCAGGCTCGGTATGCCTGCGCTTTGTGTGGCTTCGACTGGGGACATCATGGATAAGAAGGATGGTGTTAAAGCCTTGCATGATCAGCTAGGCGCTTGCCGTAAAGAATATAAGAAGTTTAATTTCACTTCGGAGACCGGTTATCGATCCCATTACTCAATGGTCCTGAGTCAGGAAGCGAAACGTTATGTTTGGCCATATATTTTGAATTGGCTGGAATCGATGCTTTTTGATGGTGATTTGAAGGTTGCTTAA
- a CDS encoding NAD(P)H-binding protein: MVQNNSEMKSQRTALVLGSTGLVGSELIRGVLASGLYDRVITYGRRKPAIAHSKLQSILGNLEEFAQKTDALSFDDVYCCLGSTIKKAGSEDAFRHVDFDWPVQIASLLCEKGLRHFVIISALGANADSALFYPRIKGETEDALKRLPIPYLTILRPSLLVGDRKETRFMEGVSAKLMGIVKPVLIGRLTNLLPVSAEKVAEAMVQAGRECASESRNAQLLVLDSATIQRY, from the coding sequence ATGGTTCAGAATAACAGCGAAATGAAAAGTCAGCGCACAGCGTTGGTACTTGGGTCTACCGGTTTGGTTGGTAGTGAATTGATTCGAGGGGTTTTGGCAAGTGGGTTGTACGATCGTGTTATCACTTATGGTCGACGTAAACCGGCAATAGCCCACAGTAAGTTACAGAGTATTCTGGGAAACTTGGAAGAGTTTGCTCAAAAAACAGATGCGCTTAGTTTTGATGATGTTTATTGTTGTCTTGGCTCAACGATTAAAAAGGCAGGGAGTGAAGACGCGTTTCGGCATGTCGATTTTGATTGGCCAGTGCAGATAGCATCCCTTTTATGTGAGAAAGGGTTGCGGCACTTTGTGATTATTTCTGCCTTAGGAGCGAATGCAGATTCTGCGTTGTTTTACCCCAGAATAAAGGGCGAAACTGAAGATGCACTAAAACGTCTGCCGATACCTTACCTTACTATTCTGCGGCCGTCACTCTTGGTTGGTGATCGAAAAGAAACCCGCTTTATGGAAGGGGTAAGTGCAAAGCTGATGGGGATTGTTAAGCCGGTACTCATTGGGCGGCTCACGAATTTACTACCAGTGAGTGCTGAGAAAGTGGCCGAGGCTATGGTTCAAGCAGGGCGGGAGTGTGCATCAGAGAGTCGCAACGCGCAGTTGCTGGTTTTAGACTCAGCAACGATCCAGAGATACTAG
- the rraA gene encoding ribonuclease E activity regulator RraA, translated as MTIVTPDLCDDFPENIRVVEPMFQNFGGRKAFGGEIVTVKCFEDNSVVKEQVGLPGKGKVMVVDGGGSKRAALLGDMLAEKAAENGWEGIIIFGCIRDVDVIMQTELGVQALATHPMKTEKRGIGDLNVPVKFGGVEFKPGDYVYADNNGVIVADKKLI; from the coding sequence ATGACTATAGTTACACCCGATTTGTGTGATGATTTTCCTGAGAATATCAGGGTTGTTGAACCTATGTTCCAGAACTTTGGTGGCCGTAAAGCATTTGGTGGTGAAATTGTCACTGTGAAATGTTTTGAAGATAACTCTGTCGTCAAAGAGCAGGTTGGCTTGCCTGGCAAAGGTAAAGTGATGGTTGTTGATGGTGGCGGATCGAAAAGGGCTGCATTGCTGGGTGATATGCTGGCAGAGAAAGCGGCTGAAAATGGTTGGGAAGGTATTATTATCTTCGGATGTATTCGGGATGTTGATGTTATTATGCAGACTGAGCTTGGAGTGCAAGCCCTGGCTACACACCCGATGAAAACCGAGAAGCGGGGCATCGGTGACCTTAATGTTCCCGTAAAATTTGGTGGTGTTGAGTTTAAACCCGGTGACTATGTATATGCCGATAATAATGGCGTAATTGTTGCCGATAAAAAGCTGATTTGA
- a CDS encoding PilZ domain-containing protein: MMNSLIKDYSEKRDFIRMQVNAEITLVIQKTNQTIKAICKDLSGTGMQIETEEAIDAGTEMHTMLPSNNESFPPFETQVVVRRCEETAEGKYLLGTEILTVKGQ, translated from the coding sequence ATGATGAATTCGCTAATAAAAGATTACAGTGAGAAGCGTGACTTTATTCGAATGCAAGTTAACGCGGAAATTACGCTGGTTATTCAGAAAACCAATCAAACAATTAAAGCAATTTGCAAAGATTTGAGCGGAACCGGCATGCAGATCGAAACCGAGGAAGCAATTGATGCAGGTACAGAGATGCACACGATGCTGCCTTCCAACAATGAATCTTTCCCACCATTTGAAACCCAGGTCGTTGTTAGACGGTGCGAAGAAACGGCAGAAGGCAAGTATCTTCTAGGCACTGAAATTTTGACGGTAAAGGGTCAGTGA
- a CDS encoding TIGR04211 family SH3 domain-containing protein, translating to MRIITTLLLLFIFTPTISAKSMYVDDTLFVPLRSGQGLGYRIVHKGIKSGTSVEVMEQSSETGYSKIKEPGGAVGWLPTRFLVSEPIAKDKLEAALKKLQILESKDKNQSSEISKILEENSELKESNTTLGKLNSTLTTELEEIKSISSNAIFLDQRNRELQESNQQLRNELELLQADNQRLKDKSETDFMLLGGGLVGLGVLIALIIPWMKPTKKNDSWA from the coding sequence GTGAGAATAATTACGACTTTACTACTACTCTTTATTTTTACCCCGACGATTTCGGCCAAAAGTATGTATGTAGATGATACGCTTTTTGTACCACTGCGCAGTGGCCAGGGACTCGGCTATCGAATTGTACACAAAGGCATAAAAAGCGGTACGAGTGTTGAGGTCATGGAGCAAAGCTCTGAGACGGGATACTCTAAAATCAAAGAGCCAGGCGGAGCTGTAGGCTGGTTACCAACCCGCTTTCTCGTGAGCGAACCCATCGCGAAGGATAAACTTGAGGCGGCATTAAAGAAGCTTCAGATTCTTGAATCAAAAGACAAAAACCAAAGCAGTGAAATTTCCAAAATACTCGAAGAAAACAGCGAGCTAAAGGAAAGTAATACAACACTTGGAAAATTAAACTCCACGCTCACTACAGAACTGGAAGAGATTAAAAGCATTTCCTCAAATGCGATTTTCCTTGACCAAAGAAACCGGGAACTTCAGGAGAGCAATCAGCAACTTCGAAATGAGCTTGAGCTTCTGCAAGCAGACAATCAAAGATTGAAAGATAAATCCGAGACAGATTTTATGTTGTTGGGTGGCGGGCTCGTTGGACTTGGTGTGCTCATCGCTTTGATTATCCCCTGGATGAAGCCTACCAAGAAAAATGATAGTTGGGCTTAA
- a CDS encoding YciI family protein yields MLYAIISQDVENSLPLRVKARPAHLERLNALKQEGRLILAGPHPAIDAENPGDAGFSGSLVVAEFQNQELAEKWANEDPYLAAGVYKSVIVKPFKKVLP; encoded by the coding sequence ATGTTATACGCCATTATCAGTCAGGATGTAGAGAATAGCCTTCCATTACGCGTCAAAGCGCGCCCGGCACACTTAGAACGTCTGAACGCACTAAAACAGGAAGGACGCTTGATCTTGGCCGGTCCACACCCCGCAATTGATGCAGAAAATCCAGGAGATGCCGGTTTCTCGGGAAGTTTAGTTGTTGCAGAATTTCAAAATCAGGAACTGGCAGAAAAATGGGCAAATGAAGATCCCTACCTTGCTGCGGGCGTATACAAGTCCGTCATAGTAAAGCCTTTCAAAAAGGTATTACCCTAA
- a CDS encoding septation protein A has product MKAFTDFFPLILFFIAYQYTKDIITATGVLVIASAIQVSYLWIRFRKVEKMHIITLVLVLFFGGLTIALQDETFIKWKPTAVSWIFAVALIFSQLFTRKNLVQRMMEDNLELPANIWTNINGLASAFFFVCGVLNIWIAYTFSQEFWVNFKVFGFIGLNILFVIGIGLYISPYISEKDASVSKDEG; this is encoded by the coding sequence ATGAAGGCATTTACCGACTTTTTTCCACTTATACTTTTTTTTATTGCCTACCAGTACACGAAAGACATCATCACTGCCACGGGCGTGCTCGTCATTGCATCAGCAATTCAAGTCAGCTACTTGTGGATCCGCTTCCGAAAAGTAGAAAAAATGCACATAATCACATTAGTTCTTGTCCTATTTTTTGGAGGATTGACGATAGCGCTGCAGGATGAAACTTTTATCAAGTGGAAACCAACCGCTGTTAGCTGGATTTTTGCTGTAGCTCTGATTTTCAGCCAGCTCTTTACCCGCAAGAACCTGGTACAAAGAATGATGGAGGACAACCTTGAACTTCCCGCAAATATCTGGACTAACATCAATGGGCTGGCTTCCGCATTTTTCTTCGTTTGCGGCGTCTTAAACATTTGGATAGCCTATACTTTCAGCCAGGAGTTTTGGGTTAATTTCAAAGTTTTCGGTTTTATCGGACTTAACATACTCTTCGTGATCGGTATCGGACTGTACATTTCACCTTACATATCAGAAAAAGATGCGTCCGTCTCAAAAGACGAAGGATGA
- a CDS encoding PHP domain-containing protein: MIVDLHSHSTASDGVLTPSQLVERAKAQGVELFSVTDHDTISGLGEASLAARRHKIRLVSGIEFTCLWNKMVFHILAYNFDPEHPAIQDAVKYQTRIRFQRGEAIAEKLQQKFNFHGLADSVTGLCGEKPPGRPHFARAMVSLGYVKTEQEAFSKYLGIGKPGDIKVAWPNLEETMTWLSEAGAVTVLAHPRKYGITLTKLRGFIDAFKQLRGHGLEVTTAGQKQGEVGLLADLCQRYGLVGSVGSDFHSPGRPWCELGRSLQLPGSVEPVWSLF, encoded by the coding sequence TTGATCGTTGACTTACATTCTCATAGCACGGCGTCTGACGGTGTGCTTACACCTTCACAACTCGTAGAGAGAGCAAAAGCTCAAGGAGTCGAGCTTTTCTCGGTGACAGATCATGACACGATTTCCGGGCTCGGGGAAGCCTCATTGGCTGCCAGAAGGCATAAAATACGGTTGGTATCTGGAATTGAATTTACGTGTTTGTGGAACAAAATGGTGTTTCATATCCTGGCTTATAATTTTGACCCAGAACATCCTGCAATTCAGGACGCAGTAAAGTATCAAACGCGAATCAGGTTTCAGAGGGGGGAAGCGATTGCTGAGAAGCTGCAGCAAAAATTCAATTTCCATGGGCTTGCCGATTCCGTTACCGGTCTGTGTGGCGAAAAGCCACCAGGGAGGCCCCATTTTGCTCGTGCCATGGTGTCACTGGGTTATGTTAAGACCGAGCAAGAGGCATTTTCGAAGTATCTCGGTATTGGTAAGCCTGGTGATATTAAAGTGGCATGGCCAAATTTGGAAGAGACGATGACCTGGCTTTCAGAAGCGGGTGCGGTTACTGTGCTTGCTCACCCGCGGAAATATGGTATTACGTTAACGAAGCTGCGCGGGTTTATTGATGCTTTCAAGCAATTACGCGGTCATGGGCTTGAAGTAACTACTGCGGGTCAAAAGCAGGGGGAGGTGGGCTTGCTTGCGGATCTGTGTCAACGATACGGGTTAGTGGGGTCTGTTGGAAGTGATTTTCATTCGCCAGGTCGCCCGTGGTGTGAGCTTGGGAGGTCGTTACAGCTTCCTGGCAGTGTGGAGCCAGTTTGGTCGCTATTTTAA
- a CDS encoding methyl-accepting chemotaxis protein, whose amino-acid sequence MLNNDVVKLRNLVSQNIGKLSDSFTGLSDKSSHQRDLLLSVVRRIQGEADKGIEDKTLTVREFASELGEIIDRYVELLISVSEKSIETVHQIQDMVTHFDRMFSLLGEIRTIADQTNLLALNAAIEAARAGESGRGFAVVADEVRKLSQNSNDLNDQIIERAQEAKSAISGVKSIVGEMASLDMNMAINAKSHVDSMLGELEEVNHFIEESVNDLSDITDRVNSDVSNAVISLQFADIVEQLAAQLQTRLKPAAVQWPDHSLPLVDRLEAMNAALLRLATEEKNVSANSSSKTPEEEESAGEISLF is encoded by the coding sequence ATGCTCAACAATGATGTGGTAAAACTGCGTAATCTGGTATCGCAAAATATCGGTAAGTTAAGTGATAGCTTTACCGGACTGTCTGATAAATCCAGCCACCAACGGGATTTGTTGTTGTCGGTAGTGCGCCGCATCCAAGGAGAGGCAGACAAGGGGATTGAAGACAAGACGTTAACAGTCCGGGAGTTTGCGAGTGAGTTGGGTGAGATTATTGATCGCTACGTTGAACTATTGATCAGTGTGAGTGAAAAAAGTATTGAAACAGTTCATCAGATTCAGGATATGGTGACCCATTTTGACCGGATGTTCAGCTTGTTGGGTGAAATCCGAACGATCGCGGATCAAACGAATCTGCTCGCGTTGAATGCTGCGATCGAAGCCGCTCGCGCAGGTGAAAGCGGACGGGGGTTTGCAGTGGTGGCAGATGAGGTTCGCAAGCTTTCGCAAAACAGTAACGACCTTAATGATCAGATCATAGAGCGTGCCCAGGAGGCGAAGTCTGCCATTTCGGGGGTTAAATCAATTGTTGGTGAAATGGCATCCCTTGATATGAATATGGCTATTAACGCCAAAAGTCATGTAGACAGCATGCTCGGAGAACTTGAGGAAGTGAATCATTTTATTGAGGAGTCAGTTAATGACTTGTCTGATATCACGGATCGGGTTAACTCGGATGTTTCAAATGCGGTTATTTCCCTGCAATTCGCAGACATCGTCGAGCAGTTGGCGGCTCAGCTGCAAACGAGGCTTAAGCCTGCGGCCGTTCAGTGGCCTGATCATTCCCTGCCATTGGTTGATCGCTTAGAAGCAATGAATGCAGCGCTGCTTCGCCTGGCAACAGAGGAAAAAAATGTTTCTGCGAATTCAAGTAGTAAAACACCTGAGGAAGAAGAATCAGCAGGTGAAATATCGCTTTTTTAG
- a CDS encoding STAS domain-containing protein, whose product MAISKREVSTGELHISISGLFDFNSVQEFRSCYDQSNKYKKYVMDMSQVDHIDSSALGMLLNMKKTVGDGVSIHIRNCKPGIKKIFMISRFDKKFTFD is encoded by the coding sequence ATGGCTATTAGCAAACGGGAAGTATCCACTGGAGAGCTGCACATATCCATAAGCGGGTTGTTTGATTTTAACAGCGTTCAGGAGTTTCGCAGTTGTTATGATCAATCGAACAAATACAAAAAGTATGTAATGGACATGTCGCAGGTTGATCATATCGACAGTTCTGCCCTTGGGATGCTGCTGAATATGAAAAAAACAGTGGGAGACGGGGTATCTATTCATATCCGGAATTGTAAACCCGGGATCAAAAAGATTTTTATGATTTCCCGATTTGACAAAAAATTCACGTTTGATTGA
- a CDS encoding ATP-binding SpoIIE family protein phosphatase has protein sequence MKVLVVDDQRANRELLTWILEDYGHESTEAENGQEAVDKFIETKPDLVLLDVMMPVMDGYEAARIIKSHAGDQYIPIIFLTAMTDDDALIKCLEAGGDDFLSKPIDEVVLQAKIKAHTRTQELNEQVRKKNQELVYLHNRIQREHEMGEHVLSNAMRENFYDAPNIRHYMSPMSKFNGDLFLVTAKPSGGVYGLLGDFTGHGLAASIGAIPVSQTFFAMTQKNFPASEIVAALNSTLSRFLPDHMFCALTFFELNHAGSQLIVWSGGLPDCYVMRPGQGVVKHIESKHMPLGVLEPHEFESDVEIVSLKEGDRVILYTDGIIESLNEVGDMYGVERLLEIINRGKEDILGAVLDDFHRFKKGKEQDDDISLIELTAQKLPASAAAAQVTNRPPIPWSLTVELTPQEFKSIADPVEQLVSMLPKYSPLIEHRDVLHTIIKELYSNSLEHGMLSLNSDIKMQDDGFELYYQLRGERLSALDQGRIAIRLHYQPQENGDEISIEVQDSGSGYEIADIKHGESEEMNHGRGLMLIRSLCKSVELCDEGRMVRVVYSAESKL, from the coding sequence ATGAAGGTGCTTGTTGTTGACGATCAGCGTGCTAACCGGGAGCTGTTAACCTGGATTCTGGAAGATTATGGTCATGAGTCCACTGAAGCGGAAAATGGTCAGGAAGCGGTGGATAAGTTTATTGAGACCAAGCCGGATCTGGTGCTGCTTGATGTCATGATGCCCGTAATGGACGGGTACGAAGCCGCTCGCATCATCAAGAGCCACGCAGGGGATCAATACATCCCCATTATTTTCCTGACCGCAATGACAGATGATGATGCGTTAATTAAATGTTTAGAGGCGGGTGGCGATGACTTTTTATCCAAGCCGATAGATGAAGTGGTTCTTCAGGCAAAGATAAAAGCGCACACTCGAACTCAGGAATTAAATGAGCAGGTGCGGAAAAAGAACCAGGAACTGGTTTACCTGCACAATCGTATTCAGCGTGAACACGAAATGGGTGAGCACGTGCTCTCTAACGCGATGCGAGAGAACTTCTATGATGCACCGAATATCCGGCACTACATGTCGCCAATGTCAAAATTCAATGGTGATCTGTTTTTGGTGACAGCCAAGCCTTCCGGGGGGGTATACGGGCTATTGGGTGACTTTACCGGACATGGTTTGGCTGCATCGATTGGCGCTATTCCGGTATCTCAGACGTTTTTTGCCATGACCCAAAAAAACTTTCCAGCGAGTGAAATTGTTGCTGCGCTTAATTCTACACTCAGTCGGTTTCTGCCGGATCACATGTTCTGCGCATTGACATTTTTCGAGTTAAATCATGCTGGTAGTCAATTAATTGTCTGGAGTGGTGGGTTGCCAGACTGTTATGTTATGCGGCCTGGGCAGGGCGTCGTGAAACATATCGAGTCAAAGCATATGCCGTTAGGTGTGCTAGAACCCCATGAATTTGAAAGTGATGTGGAGATCGTTTCCCTTAAAGAGGGAGATCGAGTCATACTTTATACCGATGGCATTATCGAAAGCTTAAACGAAGTGGGAGATATGTATGGCGTTGAACGCTTGCTCGAAATCATTAATCGCGGAAAAGAAGATATACTCGGCGCTGTTCTAGATGATTTTCATCGTTTCAAAAAAGGCAAAGAGCAGGATGATGATATTTCTTTGATTGAGCTTACTGCCCAGAAACTACCTGCTTCGGCTGCGGCGGCCCAGGTGACCAATCGTCCGCCAATACCCTGGTCGTTGACAGTTGAACTGACACCTCAGGAGTTCAAAAGTATTGCTGACCCTGTCGAACAGCTTGTGAGTATGCTCCCGAAATACTCACCTTTGATCGAGCACCGCGATGTTTTGCACACAATCATCAAAGAGTTATATTCAAACTCACTCGAGCATGGAATGTTGTCTCTCAATTCAGATATAAAAATGCAGGACGATGGCTTTGAGCTTTACTATCAGTTGAGAGGGGAGCGGCTTAGTGCACTTGATCAAGGGCGGATCGCTATACGATTGCACTATCAGCCACAAGAAAATGGAGATGAGATCTCGATAGAGGTGCAAGACTCAGGTTCAGGTTACGAAATTGCTGATATCAAACACGGTGAATCTGAAGAGATGAATCATGGCCGCGGGTTAATGTTAATTCGTTCGTTATGTAAGTCTGTAGAGTTGTGTGATGAGGGGCGAATGGTTCGAGTGGTCTACAGTGCAGAGAGTAAGTTGTAG
- a CDS encoding YecA/YgfB family protein, whose translation MLNEIELNELDDFLFSEEVSDVTLDYFGLHGLLCALVAGPVNPKLTDVTHLIFGEFEEGQTAHTPIPERVLQLMQKLYQSIAAELQNENAVELPVDDEESFELSIRHWCAGFIEGFLAYEEKWIEADESKIADLLLPIMVLSELFEDEEFDDIRRNEDLVDQFTENLPDAVTDIYLHFHGK comes from the coding sequence ATGCTCAACGAAATTGAACTCAACGAATTGGATGATTTTCTATTTTCAGAGGAAGTGAGTGACGTCACTCTTGATTATTTCGGATTGCACGGTCTACTCTGCGCACTGGTGGCAGGACCGGTTAACCCAAAACTCACGGATGTCACACACTTGATATTTGGCGAGTTCGAGGAAGGCCAGACAGCCCATACACCTATCCCCGAACGTGTCCTTCAACTGATGCAGAAGCTTTACCAGAGCATTGCTGCAGAATTGCAAAATGAAAATGCAGTGGAACTACCAGTCGATGATGAAGAATCTTTTGAGCTCAGCATCAGACATTGGTGTGCAGGCTTCATTGAAGGCTTTCTCGCATATGAGGAAAAGTGGATTGAAGCTGATGAATCAAAAATCGCCGATTTATTACTGCCAATTATGGTTCTCTCAGAGCTTTTCGAAGACGAAGAGTTCGATGACATTCGTCGCAATGAAGACTTGGTTGACCAGTTCACCGAAAATTTGCCCGATGCCGTTACTGACATTTACTTGCATTTTCATGGCAAGTGA